From the genome of Virgibacillus siamensis, one region includes:
- a CDS encoding DUF3813 family protein, which translates to MENNLFQQAKTAVNNFRNAQGNASQQDKQAAQNALQAAKNNSSQEEQQQLQQLEQQLKQKNQLS; encoded by the coding sequence ATGGAAAATAATCTTTTCCAACAAGCTAAAACTGCTGTAAACAACTTTAGGAATGCTCAAGGAAATGCATCCCAACAGGATAAGCAGGCTGCACAAAATGCACTGCAAGCTGCAAAAAATAATTCTTCTCAGGAAGAACAACAACAGCTGCAGCAGCTTGAGCAACAACTGAAACAAAAAAATCAGCTCAGTTAA
- a CDS encoding DegV family protein, giving the protein MSTKILADSACDLSERYYKAFDIEMVPLTVHLDGKDYKDVEEIDPKTVYDAMREGKGTKTSQVSPQTFKTIFTSYAKANQPLIYFAFSSELSGTCQTAQMMAQEVKEEYPEAALHVIDTKCASIGYGLVILKAAELAKNGVGIDEIIETAAYHANHMEHIFTVDDLEYLRRGGRVSRASAFVGSLLKIKPVLHVDEGKLVPLENVRGSKKLLNRMLEIMEERGTDFKNQTIGISHGDDLERAEKLASMIKEKFDVNDVLIEWVGAVIGAHSGPGTLAIFFLNSEYT; this is encoded by the coding sequence ATGAGTACGAAAATCCTGGCAGACTCAGCATGCGATTTATCCGAACGTTATTATAAAGCATTTGACATCGAAATGGTACCCTTAACGGTTCATCTCGACGGAAAAGATTATAAAGATGTGGAAGAAATTGACCCAAAAACAGTCTATGACGCCATGCGGGAAGGCAAAGGAACAAAAACGTCCCAGGTTTCACCGCAAACCTTTAAAACTATTTTTACATCGTACGCCAAAGCAAATCAACCGTTAATATATTTTGCCTTCTCCTCTGAGCTTTCCGGAACATGCCAAACGGCACAAATGATGGCGCAGGAAGTCAAAGAAGAATATCCTGAAGCTGCGTTGCACGTCATTGATACGAAATGCGCCTCCATTGGATATGGGCTTGTTATTCTAAAAGCCGCTGAACTTGCCAAAAATGGTGTGGGCATTGATGAAATCATCGAAACCGCTGCATATCATGCAAACCATATGGAACACATCTTCACCGTTGACGACTTGGAATATCTGCGTCGCGGCGGGCGTGTCAGCAGAGCTTCTGCCTTCGTCGGTTCCCTGCTGAAAATAAAACCCGTACTGCATGTTGATGAAGGAAAACTCGTTCCGCTTGAAAATGTCAGAGGCTCCAAAAAATTGTTGAACCGCATGCTCGAAATCATGGAAGAACGCGGCACTGATTTTAAGAACCAGACAATCGGCATCAGTCATGGTGATGACCTGGAAAGAGCTGAAAAACTTGCCTCCATGATTAAAGAAAAATTCGACGTGAACGATGTATTAATCGAATGGGTCGGCGCTGTAATTGGTGCACACTCTGGCCCCGGCACACTGGCCATTTTTTTTTTAAATAGTGAGTATACGTAA
- a CDS encoding YitT family protein codes for MFLFEARRILIVIFGAVLNAVSLNFFLIGANVYASGFTGAAQLISSVFKDFIGFEGLSTGIILFILNIPVAILGWKKVGKGFTVYSVLSVVFTTLFLEILPVMELSEDIILNAVFGGVIGGTGVGITLKHGASTGGMDIVAMVLSRMKDKPIGTYFLILNSIIIAMAGILYEPENALYTLLTLYVTTRVIDALHTRHEKVTAMIITHKAEELQKAIHNTMVRGITILPAKGAYTKEDKNMMYLVVTRYELYDLERIIGEVDPNAFTNIVQTTGIFGFFRKD; via the coding sequence ATGTTTTTATTTGAGGCAAGACGAATTCTTATCGTTATATTTGGTGCAGTACTAAACGCCGTTTCACTGAATTTCTTCCTGATCGGTGCAAACGTTTATGCAAGCGGATTTACCGGTGCTGCCCAGCTGATTTCCAGTGTATTTAAAGATTTTATCGGTTTTGAGGGACTTAGCACAGGTATCATTTTATTTATTCTGAACATACCCGTTGCTATTCTGGGTTGGAAAAAGGTAGGGAAGGGTTTTACAGTATACAGCGTTCTTTCAGTTGTATTTACGACCCTTTTTCTTGAAATACTGCCGGTGATGGAACTTTCCGAAGATATCATTCTGAATGCTGTATTTGGCGGTGTCATTGGGGGAACCGGTGTCGGCATCACATTGAAACATGGTGCATCAACAGGTGGTATGGATATTGTGGCCATGGTACTCTCCCGAATGAAAGACAAACCAATCGGTACTTATTTTTTAATATTGAATTCAATCATTATTGCGATGGCTGGCATTTTGTATGAACCGGAGAACGCACTTTATACATTGCTGACATTATACGTGACAACACGCGTAATTGATGCGCTTCATACACGGCATGAAAAAGTTACGGCTATGATCATTACACATAAAGCAGAAGAACTGCAGAAGGCTATTCACAATACAATGGTTCGCGGTATTACGATATTGCCGGCAAAGGGTGCATATACAAAAGAGGACAAAAATATGATGTACCTCGTTGTCACCAGATATGAATTATATGATTTGGAGCGGATAATTGGTGAAGTTGATCCAAATGCATTTACGAATATCGTGCAGACTACAGGGATTTTCGGATTTTTCCGGAAAGATTAA
- a CDS encoding Cof-type HAD-IIB family hydrolase: MENNQHLIALDLDGTLLTDDKQISSRNKNTLQQAIHDGHIVVIATGRPHRASIDYYHELGLDTPMVNFNGALIHHPEDTKWDVLHNPMPVRTAQQIIEVCYDFGVHNILAEVKDNVYLDRYDEKIIDIFHATKQDPPFKIGSLKNLLTDDPTSLLIHPREDHIAELREHLDNYHAELIEHRKWGAPWNIIEIVKKGMNKAIGLQKIAHYYHIPKERIIAFGDEDNDLEMIDYAGVGVAMGNGIDELKAIAKEVTETNEQDGIGVFLEDYLKLQVKAI, encoded by the coding sequence ATGGAAAATAACCAGCATTTAATTGCACTGGATTTGGATGGGACATTGCTGACCGATGACAAACAAATCAGCAGTCGCAATAAAAATACATTACAGCAGGCGATTCATGATGGCCATATCGTTGTCATCGCCACTGGCAGACCGCACCGTGCAAGCATTGATTATTACCATGAACTCGGGCTCGATACCCCAATGGTCAATTTTAACGGTGCATTAATTCATCATCCGGAAGATACGAAATGGGATGTACTGCACAACCCAATGCCTGTCCGGACGGCACAACAGATTATTGAAGTATGTTACGATTTCGGCGTTCATAACATTCTGGCCGAAGTAAAAGATAATGTGTATCTGGATCGATACGATGAAAAAATCATCGATATTTTTCATGCTACAAAACAGGATCCCCCTTTTAAAATCGGCAGTCTGAAAAATCTGCTGACAGATGATCCGACATCATTACTTATCCACCCAAGGGAAGACCACATTGCAGAACTTCGCGAACATTTGGATAACTATCATGCTGAATTAATTGAACACCGCAAATGGGGTGCGCCGTGGAATATAATTGAAATCGTCAAAAAGGGTATGAATAAGGCAATTGGCCTGCAGAAAATTGCGCACTATTATCATATCCCCAAAGAACGAATAATTGCATTCGGAGATGAAGATAATGATTTGGAAATGATTGACTATGCCGGTGTCGGCGTTGCCATGGGGAATGGCATTGATGAACTGAAAGCAATTGCCAAAGAGGTTACCGAAACAAATGAGCAAGATGGAATCGGTGTCTTCCTTGAGGACTATTTAAAACTTCAGGTTAAAGCCATCTAA
- a CDS encoding NifU N-terminal domain-containing protein — protein MGIRAEATPNPNALKFTTDKLIFEGDSSISVMPGDTSEHEILNDLMNLDGVDNVFGYQNFITVNKMFDAEWDDVQPKVIEVIEKHGY, from the coding sequence ATGGGAATACGAGCTGAAGCTACACCAAATCCGAATGCACTGAAATTCACAACGGACAAGCTGATCTTTGAAGGTGACAGCAGCATTTCCGTTATGCCTGGCGATACAAGTGAACACGAAATTTTGAATGATTTAATGAATCTTGATGGCGTTGACAACGTCTTCGGCTACCAGAACTTTATTACAGTGAATAAAATGTTCGATGCCGAATGGGATGACGTTCAACCCAAAGTCATTGAAGTTATTGAAAAACATGGGTATTAA